From Malus sylvestris chromosome 1, drMalSylv7.2, whole genome shotgun sequence:
GAAAAAGTGGGACTTGTATCAGAAGGAGATAGTTCAAGCATCtctaaaaaaggtcgtacccagtgcacaaggctcccgctttacgcagggtctgggagaggcgaatgtcggctaaccttacccccatttatgaagaggctgctcccaagtctcgaacccgagacctaccgctcatgggcgaaggcacttgccatcgcaccaagtgcgacctgtTAAAAATATAATAGAAGTTCCTTAAAGCATCTCTATccagataaaaaaataatagaagTTCCTTAAAGAAAAACCAAATGGTACGATCTTAAAAAAATCGTTAAAGCTGGTCTTCATTCCTTTGAAAACTAGTGATACTATGTCTAAAAAGTTACTTCTTACTCTGTATATATTGCAGGATGAAGTAAACAAGCTCATAAATATGATGCTCGGGGATCGGGAGAGAGAGATCATAAGGCTTTACTATGGTCTGGATAATGAATGTCTTACATGGGAGAACATTAGCAAACGGTGAGTCCAAATAAGGGCCTAACATCCATCAAACTACCTTACTCTTGGACGTCTTTTGCATCTTGTTAATTTGACCATGTGATTATGTGAACTCTGCAGTATAGGATTGTCCAGAGAAAGAGTTAGGCAAGTTGGACTTGTTGCTCTTGAGAAACTGAAACATGGTGCGAGGAAAAACGAGATGGAGGCCTTGCTAGTTAAGCATTAATTTGGTCTCATGTATTTGAGAGTCGAGAATGAATGAATGTATAGATACAGAACAGAAGAGGAATTACGAGACAAAGTTTACCTTCCAAGTTGTTTTCAGGTTGAGAcacagtgtgtgtgtatgtgtgtatcttttatatatatatatatatatatagagagagagagagagagagagagagatatgatTAAGAAAGCAAGTTCTCTCACTTCACCAGGTAAGAGCTCTTCAGATGTTTGGAGCCTAGAATTTTGTCGTATGTacgtattatattatatttcgaGAAAAAACTATTACTATCCCAGTTAGGTATACGAGGATTCATGTTTCTTTACTTGGGTAATTTTCCCCGGGGCCTTGATTGAGGGCTGCTCTTTCACATACAAGATACAACTTCATATGTACAAACAAATGCTGATGACAAGTCTGAATTGCGAAGTAACTCTCTGGCTTCGATATGGTTTTGTGATTTACATATTGAACTATACAGTCCTATTTCTCCCTCACTTGGTTTTGTTATTTGACAATGATGATTCTAACGTATTGACGGTAGGTGGTATTTTgcgacaaaaacaaaagtttaatTCAGACTTTTAGATGGTTAAGTGTCGCAAATCAAAGTTGAGGCGGTAAAGTGACACATCCTAACCCCGTTATCCCCAAATATCTAGATAGACATGTGTTGGTCGACACtcgagggtgacgtagccattttaaacatgcatgcaaattaaaatATGGGATTTGAGGGAAGTCTACTAATGCAAAACCGTGTTCAAAACATACAACTAATTAAGAATAATATGAAAGAATTATTACAGAAATGTACAAACCGAGGAATAAGACGTACGCAGAGGAGGCTCGAAGATGCCTAAGTAGAAATGTCCTGATGCCGGGATCGTGTACCTTGAATCTAAATCTTGAGGGGGCGCGAAGCCAAAACTGTGGGTGGaccaaaatttataataatagtactaataataagaaaaccattttatttatgaacatactaaccccctgttttgaaaacacatataatactacataataGGTTTCctgaaaactctagcatgcaTTGAAAAACATTTATAAAACATGTACGTGTAAAACAATGCTCGATGATGGTGCTATTGCTGCCTGAAGGCAAACCCATAAATCTCATCAATATTGTACTCTTTAGGGGTTTCATAGTCGCCCGAAGGCAATACATGCCCATCACCCGAAGGCGAAACTGTACGACGCTGGGTTATGctagtgaagaaacatggtaggCTATACAACTCCAGGTTACGTCGGAGAAGAAACTTATACATCACACATCGACACTAGCCCCGGGCTAGTGAAGCTGGGGGTATATCATCAACTCCTCATTCACTTGAAGGCAGTACATGTCCGTCACTTAAAGGTGAAGTTATACGACACTGAGTTATgccagtgaagaaacatggtaggTTCCATCACCTGAAGGTGAAACTGTATGACTTCGGGTTACGCTGGAGAATAAACATAGACATAGATATCCTTAATTGTGTCATATGGCCATAGACATATACATACCTATGTTTTGTAGATGTGTTGTATGATAGCCCACTAAATAAGTACCAAAAACATATCTCGAAAACCTCATATCAAATCCGGAGCTCAAAAGCTCAAAACCTCATCTCAATCAATCCAAAATAGCACATATTTATAAATCTGTAAAATAAATCGTATTCGTAATCCATAAAATTTCATATACAAAAACCCAATAATTCATaacctttcataaaacgtaGTTCGATAACTtctaaatattttgtaaaagcAATTTATATAAATCATAAATTCTTCAAAAAACATGATTATAGAATCCATAAAACATAATAGAAAACATGCTCATTTCATGAAATTTGCAATGTATGCaagcctaatattttataaaaacatgcaagtttagaaggggtccactcacagatatttTGTTGCCCGGGAACCACTCGAGCTAGGGAGGATGGAGTCACTTCCCATCATTGCACCTAACCACAATTTGAGACCATTTAGTAAAACTATACATAAACGAtataatttgggaaaacggacggaAAATTCAAATTCGGAACGTCGAAAAACCTAAGGAAGGACCTTGGGTTTTCCCTTATGCGCTGCCGCACGAGTCACCATGAGGCGGTGACCCGGAAGGCCACGCACCGTTGCACTCGGCGGCTGGCAGTCTTAACTagccggaaaattcaacaactccaaaaattcctaaattttacagaaatgtagatctcaatgagaggaacaactttcatacctgggccGAAGTCGAATTTAGATGGGAAACACCTCAAATCACCATTGATTCTCCGAAAACCCTTGAAATGGGTGTTCTCAATTCGATGCCTAAACGAACTTTGACGCCTCATCCAATGCTTGGGCCTTGCTTCTGGGGTTAAGGGGAAGTCTATTGGTGATGGTGGTTGACGCAGTTAGCTTTAGGATTGATGGATCGCCACCATGGAACCACCACACCCACCTATGTGGTTATTCAAGAATCCAAGCCTAATTTCTTCGAGTTTGGGGTGGAATTGGTAGAGGGAGGGTCGTGGAGTGTTTCTTAGGTGGTGTTGCGGTGTAATTAGCCGGAATTTGGCCGGAGGAAGCATTGAATTCCATGGTTCCCACCAGGTCGGGTCGCTCGAGTCGAAGGGAGGTTCAGGTTGGTTGGTTCCTCccttccctcatttctctcctctcCCATTGGTTCACTCTCCCTTTTTCTTCTCCGATTGGGTAGCTccccctcatttctctcatcttctttccatcacagccacacacgtggcaccaGATTAATGCTCCAAcaaaatctggagccttccagATTTCTGGTCAAATGATCATTTTACCCTCAACTTCGACCGTTAATAACTCCAAATTACGTTCCGTTTGTGCCCACGCATTCGTAGTGACGAGTACTATGAGAATATGCCAAGAAAACAGATCTTACGTGACACGACGGggtggtcaacaaaagtcaacgtttTTCACCTCgaagggtatttttgtaaattcacactttaaattttataaaactgTAAACTTTGGGGACGAATAGTTACATAAAGTGTCCCTCCGAACAAAGTTAAGTGGGATACCCTTCACATTGAAGGCTCAAAATAGCTTAAGATCAACTGATAAACCATCTCTTTGAAGTATTTCAGAAAAATTTGGATCTGCAAAAGTTTCTCGGATCTGGCTCCTGCCTGCTTAAAACTTGCGTTTTGCGCTTGCTCGTTCTCACACACATGGAAATATCACATGGACATTGGATTTGACAATATTGTAAAGTTATGAGTTTATGAGGTTAAGCAAGCAAATATCACTTTCCACGTGTCGTCTGGAGATGCGCACAAATCCCCACACTGCAACTTAATAAGCATCCAATTCCAAACTTCCCAAATTCCACAAGATCCAGTGAGTGAGTGTTGGAAAGTGTAatgaaatcaaatcaaatatcaaTGGCCGAAAGCCTAGTGGTGGTGCCGTACTCCTCCTACATCCCTGGTCCGCCTCCTCATCCTCGACTGCAACAACATCATCATCTGAAATCCTTTCCCGCCTCGTCCTCGTCCTCGTCAATCCAACACAACACCAACACCAACGCTCTCACCGTCTCTTCCGCGGGCCAAGGCCAATGCTTATTGTTCAACTTTTACCATCCCATTCCTTTGCGTTTGCGGCGCCACTCAACTCTCAGCGCTCTTGACTCCGACGTCCCTCACCCTCTTCACCAGGTACTACTACCTGTGctatattttctctctctctctctctctcttcatctcCTCATATGTAGCATATCTTATGATAACAATTTACCCGTTGTGTGTAAATCTGTTTGATTCTCTCTGACACGACATGAAGTTCATAGATTTGAAACTCCAATAATAATTGTTATTATTTTGGTCTTAACTGATAAATATCATATACTATGTGACTCTGAGCCCTTTGATTTGGGTCAAACCCAAACATTAATATTCATACATTCTGATTGCTCAAAATTTAAATTGTGGTATTCATACATTCTGATTGCTCAAAATTGAAAGCCCTTTGATTTGGGTCATACTCAAACATTAATATTCATACATTCTGATTGCTCAAAATTGAAATTGTTTCCCCCATTCTCTGGAAAAGGGATCAGTGAAATCCACGAGCAGCAAAACTGGTTTCGAGCAATGGAATTCGTGGACAGCAAAGTTCTCGGGCGCATCAAATATCCCATTTCTCTTACTGCAAATGCCTCAAATCTACCTCAATGCCCAAAATCTTCTGGCAGGAAATAAAGCTGCCCTTTTGGCAGTCCCATGGATGGTAAGTTGGCAATACACTATCGCCAATGTGCCACCACCTTATTACTTTATTCATGAGGATTGAGGAGGCTGCTTACTGCTTAGAACATGAATATTTTCTCGTTATATTAGAAAATAATCAACATTAGTAGCATAAGCAAGGGAGGAATGTTGTAAATGCAGGGAATGTTTACTGGTTTGCTTGGAAACCTTTCCCTGCTTTCATATTTTGCAAAGAAGAGGGAGAATGAGGCCATTGTGGTGCAGACACTGGGTGTAATTTCCTTATATGTGGTTTTTGCTCAGCTTTCCATGGCAGATGCAATGCCTCTACCTTACTTTGTCATTACCTCCATTGTTGTTGCAACTGGCcttgttttgaatttcttgaattaCTTTGGTTGGCTTAATGCTGGACTCTGGCGCTTCTGGGAGGACTTTATTACTGTTGGTGGGCTATCAGTTCTTCCCCAagtgatctctctctctctctcttaaaacTCACATCATTTTTCATATTGGTAAGCAGAGCGTCGAACAATTGCTCAATTTTAATATCTTTTGTCAACAATTATGATTATAGATTATGTGGTCTACGTTTGTTCCATATATACCCAACAGTATTTTGCCTGGGGCATTGGCTTTTGTTGTAGCTGTGGTGGCAGTTGTTATGGTAAGTTTTGTTTACTCCCAGAGTCTTTATTGTATTACTTGAATCTTCACATATTCCATTAAGGTTAATGTGAAACTGTTTTAAAGTTAACCTCTTGTCTTTAAAAGGAGTTATCCCATATTTATCATCTGAAATGAGAACTgctttttttcctttaaaattttcttttctttgcaaatTGAGAGAGAAATGCAAGATATTCTATTTTGCGTCTTTTTAGACTTGCAGCTGCTAATATTTGTAGGCTCGGATGGGAAAACTCTCTGAAGGTGGCATAAAATTTGTTGGAGGAATATCTGGATGGACAGCTACACTTCTCTTCATGTGGATGCCAGTTTCACAAATGGTACTATTTTAGAATATCTGTTGGTAATTTTTTGTATTAATCTGACCACCATTAATGCTTCCTGTTCAGTGGACAAATTTCCTAAATCCTGACAACATCAAGGGTTTATCAGCTTCCTCGATGTTGCTTGCAATGATTGGAAATGGGCTTATGATCCCACGTGCACTTTTTATTCGTGACTTGATGTGGTAATTATCTCAGTGACCTTAAACTGCTGCAAGACATTTTTTATGGTTGAACTATAAATTTGTTGATTTTATAATGGATTTATATACTTGAGTTTTAGTAAAAATAACGGTCAACAATGACCGCAGGTTCACTGGTTCTACTTGGGCTTCTTTCTTTTATGGATATGGGAATATCATGTGCTTGTATTGGTAATAGTTTCTGATTTTTGGTTCTTCATCTTCAACTGGATATTCCTAATGTTCATGTTGGTGGGAATTTTGATCTCTACTAAGAATCGTTTTGTAATTTGTGTGTAATTTCAGGTTCAACAGTATCAGCAAGGAATTTTTCTTAGCAGCTACAACTGGTTTGTTTTTGTGGATAGGTTTGTTTCTTTGTCCCTGCAGTGTAGTACTATCACTTTATAAAGCATCACCACCTAAATAAAAGAAtttacaaagaaaaataatgaatttaatatatgCGTAGGTTGCTTATGCGTTGAACATAAAGAGCTCTATCTAATATTTTTCTCCTAACAGGAATGGCTCTATGGAGAGACGCTGTTGTCAACGAATACGGCTCACCTTTCACATCTTTGAAAGAGTTGGTTTCTGGATAGTAACTTAAAGAATCCGATCGAGGTGATAATGTCAAGAAGCCCAAAATATCTGCAGTTGACAAGATTTCTCGCAATGGAAATAAGTCATGTGGTAGAATATCTTATGATAAAATATGTAATCTAATTCCAATTTAATTAATATACGCGGAAACTCTAGGTCACTGTCTTTTACAATGACCTGCTTGGTAACTAATCCACAATAGTTGTGGCTATGTGAGATGGGGATTTACATGTGAACGATCCTGAACGGTAGTTTTGACTGGTATATGTAGACCATTCGCATCTGAGCTGGAGTAAGAATCAAGTggatgaattagggtttaggttttggGGTTTTGGAGTTTAGGGGTTTGTGGTTTTGTGGTTTGGGGTTGAGGGTTTGAGGGTTTagttagggttgagggtttgagggtttgagggttgagggttgagggttgagggttgagggttttagggttgagggttgagggttgagggttgagggttgaacAATCaaagggttgagggttgagggttgagggttgagggttgagggttttagggtttgagggttgagggttttagggttgagggttttagggttttagggttgagggttgagggttgagggtttagggttgagggttgagggttgagggtttagggttgagggttgagggttgagggttgagggttgagggttgagggttgagggtttagggttgagggtttagggttgagggtttagggttgagggttttagggttgagggtttagggttgagggtttagggttgagggttgagggttgagggtttagggttgagggttgagggttgagggttgagggttgagggttgagggttgagggtttagggttgagggttgagggtttagggttgagggttgagggttgagggttgagggtttagggttgagggttgagggtttagggttgagggttgagggttgagggttgagggtttagggttgagggtttagggttgagggttgagggtttagggtttagggttgagggttgagggtttagggtttagggttgagggtttagggtttagggttgagggtttagggtttagggttgagggtttagggttgagggtttagggtttagggtttagggtttagggtttagggtttagggtttagggttgagggtttagggtttagggttgagggtttagggttgagggttgagggtttagggttgagggtttagggttgagggtttagggttgagggtttagggtttagggtttagggtttagggtttagggtttagggttgagggtttagggttgagggtttagggttgagggtttagggttgagggtttagggttgagggtttagggttgagggttgagggttgagggtttgggtttagggtttagggtttagggtttagggttgagggttgagggttgagggtttagggttgagggtttagggttgagggtttagggttgagggtttagggtttagggttgagggtttagggttgagggtttagggtttagggtttagggtttagggtttagggtttagggtttagggtttagggtttagggtttagggtttagggtttagggtttagggtttagggtttagggtttagggtttagggtttagggtttagggtttagggtttagggtttagggtttagggtttagggtttagggtttagggtttagggtttagggtttagggtttagggtttagggtttagggtttagggtttagggtttagggtttagggtttagggtttagggtttagggtttagggtttaggtttagggtttagggtttagggtttagggtttagggtttagggtttagggtttagggtttagggtttagggtttagggtttagggtttagggtttagggtttagggtttagggtttagggtttagggtttaggggtttagggttgaggtttagggtttagggtttagggtttagggtttagggtttagggtttagggtttagggtttagggtttagggtttaggggttagggttttagggttttagggttttagggtttaggggtttaggtttagggtttagggtttagggtttagggttttagggtttagggtttagggtttagggtttagggtttaggggtttagggtttagggtttagggtttagggtttaggtttagggtttagggtttagggtttagggtttagggttttagggtttagggtttagggtttagggtttagggtttagggtttagggtttaggggtttagggtttagggtttagggtttagggtttaggttagggtttaggggtttaggtttagggtttagggtttaggtttagggtttagggtttagggtttagggtttagggtttagggtttaggggtttagggtttagggtttagggtttagggtttagggtttagggtttagggtttagggtttaggtttagggtttagggtttagggtttaggggtttagggtttagggttttagggtttagggtttagggtttagggtttag
This genomic window contains:
- the LOC126616995 gene encoding maltose excess protein 1-like, chloroplastic, which encodes MKSNQISMAESLVVVPYSSYIPGPPPHPRLQQHHHLKSFPASSSSSSIQHNTNTNALTVSSAGQGQCLLFNFYHPIPLRLRRHSTLSALDSDVPHPLHQGSVKSTSSKTGFEQWNSWTAKFSGASNIPFLLLQMPQIYLNAQNLLAGNKAALLAVPWMGMFTGLLGNLSLLSYFAKKRENEAIVVQTLGVISLYVVFAQLSMADAMPLPYFVITSIVVATGLVLNFLNYFGWLNAGLWRFWEDFITVGGLSVLPQIMWSTFVPYIPNSILPGALAFVVAVVAVVMARMGKLSEGGIKFVGGISGWTATLLFMWMPVSQMWTNFLNPDNIKGLSASSMLLAMIGNGLMIPRALFIRDLMWFTGSTWASFFYGYGNIMCLYWFNSISKEFFLAATTGLFLWIGMALWRDAVVNEYGSPFTSLKELVSG